One window of Planctomycetaceae bacterium genomic DNA carries:
- a CDS encoding substrate-binding domain-containing protein yields MATVPRVLVAGVESLDVRQGLCQYARKAGWLIVVGEAPWAGPEDVAAFWDVKGIVVQRHHGDAAPWIQCRSVPIIRLDDSLSGGVVVACDHAAIAGMAAGHLLDSKFTHLAYCTPGDAPWVQRQREAFERKALEAGAQFHLLDWVNSPQAKKGYSSRAFRQWLTEELSALPTPLGLMLDSDWTAVEAYEACMAAGLAVPEQVALIGLGDNTEICESLPVPLSSVRANGRLQGYRAAELLDTMMCGRDVPPQNVLIPPGGITVRQSSNIIAVADLPTARGLRYIWQHLAERKLSSGEVAAAVGLSRRALDLHFMEHLQRPVAQEISAARLVQAIILLSHSDKTLEQVARETGFTSARHLRYTFNRSHTQPIQQWRKETRAKVRAQQEAQAPDLSLQQ; encoded by the coding sequence ATGGCAACCGTTCCGCGCGTTCTGGTGGCCGGCGTTGAAAGCCTCGACGTCCGCCAGGGACTCTGCCAATACGCCCGCAAGGCCGGATGGCTGATTGTCGTGGGCGAGGCGCCTTGGGCAGGGCCTGAGGACGTGGCTGCGTTCTGGGATGTCAAAGGCATCGTGGTGCAGCGCCATCACGGCGACGCTGCGCCGTGGATCCAGTGCCGCAGCGTTCCCATCATCCGGTTGGACGATTCCCTCTCCGGAGGCGTCGTGGTGGCGTGCGATCACGCCGCCATCGCTGGGATGGCGGCAGGACATCTGCTGGATTCGAAGTTCACTCATCTGGCTTACTGCACGCCTGGCGACGCGCCCTGGGTGCAGCGCCAGCGAGAGGCCTTCGAGCGCAAGGCCCTCGAGGCCGGGGCGCAGTTTCACCTGTTGGACTGGGTCAACAGCCCCCAGGCGAAGAAGGGGTACAGTTCCCGGGCGTTTCGACAATGGCTGACCGAAGAACTCTCCGCCCTGCCCACGCCGCTGGGCCTGATGCTCGACAGCGACTGGACAGCTGTCGAGGCGTACGAGGCGTGCATGGCGGCGGGGCTGGCCGTGCCCGAGCAGGTGGCGCTGATCGGCTTGGGCGACAACACCGAGATTTGCGAATCGCTCCCGGTCCCGCTGTCCAGCGTCCGCGCCAACGGGCGCCTGCAGGGATACCGCGCCGCCGAGCTGCTCGACACGATGATGTGCGGCCGCGACGTGCCGCCCCAGAACGTGCTGATTCCGCCGGGCGGCATCACGGTGCGTCAGAGCAGCAACATTATCGCCGTGGCGGACCTGCCCACGGCGCGGGGGCTGCGGTATATCTGGCAGCACCTGGCCGAAAGGAAACTCTCCAGTGGCGAGGTGGCCGCGGCGGTCGGATTGTCGCGGCGGGCGCTGGACCTGCACTTCATGGAGCACCTGCAGCGCCCGGTCGCCCAGGAGATCAGCGCCGCGCGCCTGGTGCAGGCGATCATCCTGCTGAGCCACAGCGACAAGACCCTTGAGCAGGTCGCCCGCGAGACCGGCTTCACCTCCGCCCGCCACCTGCGGTACACGTTCAATCGCAGCCACACCCAACCGATCCAGCAATGGCGCAAAGAAACCCGCGCCAAGGTCCGCGCCCAGCAAGAGGCCCAGGCCCCCGATCTCTCGCTGCAACAATAA